The genomic window AAAAAGACTCCTGACATCCTCTACCTTCTCACCAGTTATGAAATATGAATGACGAAGTGATATTCTCCCCTTACCTGAACCCCCGACATCTCGAAAACGCTGGGTTTTTAAACTCTCACCCTTCTACTTTACCATATATCAAAGGGGAGGGTGAGAGAATGGACAAAGTTTATCTCACATGGTGGCAGGTTGATAGGGCAATCTTCTCACTTGCTGACAGCTTAAGAGAATACAAACCCGACGTCATCGTTGGGATCTCAAGGGGAGGCCTTATTCCAGCAGTAAGGCTTAGCCACATCCTCGGAGATGTGGAGTTCAAGGTAATCGACGTAAAGTTCTACAAGGACATAGGAGAGAGAGGAGAAAAGCCTGTGATAACAATCCCCCTCCATGGAGACCTCGAAGGAAAGAAGGTTGTAATAGTAGACGACGTCAGCGATACCGGAAAGACTCTCCAAGTCGTTATTGAGGAAGTAAAAAACAGGGGCGCCAAGGACATTAAGGTGGCCTGTTTGGCTATGAAACCCTGGACTTCAGTTGTTCCAGACTTCTACGTTTTCAGAACAGACAAGTGGATAGTTTTCCCCTGGGAAGAATTCCCAGTGGTGGTTAGGGAATGAGGGCCTTCATAGCGATTGATGTTAACGATAAAGTAAGACAAAAGCTCGTAGGAGCTCAGGAAAAAATAGAAAAAACAAAATCCGCAAAAATCAAATACGTTGAGCCGGAAAACCTTCACCTTACTCTAAAATTTTTGGGTGAAATAACGGAGGAGCAAGCAGAGGATATTAAAAAACTCCTGGAGCAGATAGCCAAAAAGCACAGGAAGCACATCGTAAGAGTTAAGGGCATAGGGGTGTTCCCGAGTTACAATTATGTCAGGGTTATCTGGGCTGGACTAGAAAACGATGAAGAGATAAAGAGGATGGCAAAAGAGATAGACGATGCACTTTTCAAACTTGGTTTTAAGAGAGAAAAGGATTTTGTTTCCCACATAACAATCGGAAGAGTAAAGTTTGTGAAGGACAAGGTTGAGCTCATGCTGGCGTTGAAAGAACTCGCTAACGAGGATTTTGGAGAGTTTGAGGTCAACGCAATAGAGCTCAAGAAGAGCACCCTAACGCCAAAGGGCCCGATTTATGAGACAATCGCAAGATTTGAGCTGCAGGATTAGGTGAAGCATTGATGGAACTCCTGAAAGAAGTTCTAGAGAAGATAAAGCCCTCAGAAGAGGAAAGGGCTGTAGTAAATGCAGTAACGAAGGAAATAGTTGATATTGCAGAGGAAGAGATAGAGAAAAGAAAGCTTGACGTTACTCCTCGTTTGGTGGGCTCAATAGCGAAGGACACCTATCTCTCTGGAGACCACGATGTTGATCTTTTCTTGGCGTTTCCTCTCGAAGTCCCTCTTGAGGAGTTAAGGAAAGCAGGTTTGGAACTTGGAAAAGCCATTGGCAAGAGGCTTGGGAGCTATGAAATAGCCTACGCCGAACATCCATACGTGAGAGCCCTCTACAGGGGCTTTGAAGTTGACATCGTTCCCTGCTACAATGTGAAAAGCTGGAGAGAAGTAAAGACGGCAGTTGACAGGTCACTGCTCCACACAGAGTGGGTGATAAGTCACTTAAACGGGAAAAACGATGAGGTGAGACTTCTCAAAAAGTTCTTGAAGGGGATAAACGCCTACGGCAGTGAAGTTTACGTTAGAGGCTTCTCCGGCTATTTAACGGAGCTTTTGATAATAAAGTACGACTCCTTCATGAACCTTCTTGAAAACGTCGAATTCCTGGGAAAGAGCAAGATAATAGACCTTGAAGGCTGGCTAAAGAAAGAACCGGAGATAGCTTACAAAACTGTGGAAAGGGAAAAGGAAAGGCCGCTAGTCGTCATAGATCCCGTTGACCCGAGAAGAAACGTTGCCTCCGCTCTTAGCTGGGAAAAGTTTGGAGTGTTTTATTTTAAAGCCATGGAGTTCATAGAAAGCCCCAGAATTGAGTTTTTCTTCCCATCAAGAGCAAAAGCTGAAGATTACAAATCCCTGATCAGAGAAAAGGGTACAAACCTTGTTACCCTTCTCTTCCCGAAGCCTGAGCTTGTGGACGATGTTCTCCTTCCTCAGCTTGAGAGAAGCGCAAAGGGGCTTGAAAAGAGCCTGCGGAGAGAAGGCTTTGAGGTTTTTGACTCAAACTGGGGATACGCTGAGAAGGCGTTCATTATGCTTGAAGTCGATAGAGTAGAAAGGCCTAGGGTAATCTTAAAACCCGGCCCGGAACTCTTGAGCGAGAGGGCACTCGACTTTTATGCAAAGAACCAGAAGGTCTGGATACGGGGAAAGCAGCTGTACTCGGAGAAAAGGGTTAAGGAAAGCATAGTGGACGTTATCGAAGAGCTTCTCGCCAAAAATCAAGTCGCTCTTGGCAGAAATCTAAGGGAGCCAATAAAAAATGCGGAGATTTTAATAAACCTCGTCCCTCCGGAGCTTGAGGAAGAAGCTTACCTCTTCCTCAGCAAAGAAAAATGGAACATAAAGGGCTAAAGTTTAGCCCTATGCTCGCACCATTCCCTGTTTTCCCAGTTTCCGTGCATTTCTCCGGGGATGTGTCCAGTATCTGCAACAGCTTTTCTCAAATCGTAGAGAACTTCTATTGCACTTTTGATATCTTCTGGGAGGTCTTCCTTCCCAACGAAGAGAGCAGCCCTCGTTACCACGTTGTAATCACAGTTTGGAACTTCACTCTTTAAGCTCTCAAACCACGCTTGTTCACTCGTCTCCCACCCTTCAAGCCCGGGCATCTTGAAAAGCTCGTAATCATAGTAAAGCTGCGGGAATGCAAGGAGCTTCATATATTCGAGGAGAATGTAGTTTGCCCTCTCGTGCATGTTCTCTTCGATATAAACTTTCATAAGCTCTATCAAAGCTTTGCTGATTGCGGAGACGTTTCCAAAAGTTACTCTCGTGTCGATGTTCTCCCAGAAGCGCGGGCAGGAGTGGTTGGCGAGCAGCATGATATAGTATATCCTTCCCAATCTTAAGGCCAGCGTTGGGTCGAGGTCTTTAATGGGTCCCATAACGTACTCAACCGTTGTGTCCATCTCGAAGTACTCATAGTGCTCCCTGAAGAATATCCTCGCATATCTAACCAGGAATTCTTTTATAGCATCGATCTCCGCCTCTGGGAGATACTTGCGGATTAAGTCAACAACACCAAATCGTATGCTCCTGTTGAGCTCTCTGAAAAGCTTTGTGAAGGCATATTTCCAGAGCTGTGAAACCTTATTTCCTTTATAAAGACGGTTAATGACTTTACCGTCTTCTCTTCTCATACCAAGCCATCTCATGTCGCTCGTCCTTCCATCTATGCTTAGGTCATAATAGTCGCTCCAGCTTGAATAGTCCTTGACATTGATTCTGAAGTTCTCTGTGCATTCTCCCTCAAGCTTTTTGAATTCTTCCCGCTTCTTCTTTCTAATGAACTCCACCGCATTTATCGCTTCAACCCCTTTTTCCTCAAGTCTTGCGACCCAGCCGAGGAACTTGTCCAGCTGCTGTGGGTTGCTCAGCAAGGCCTCAAGGTCGCTTGCAAGGTAAACCAAATATGGAATCCCTGCATTCTCTTTGAAGACATCCACTCTTCCTTCCACAACGGCCCTCACAAGACCGTCAACGTCCAGTGTGTTGAAGGCAAAAGCATCACTTAGCTGGTGATCCCGTCCAAAGACATACGCTGTTTTATCATCACATTTGTAGGTGTTGCAGGAGAACTTCGCTTGGGGGAGGTGAAGACCCACAAACTGCCGTTCGTCCAAAAGGAATAGTATTTCCTTCTGCGTGGATTCGGCAACGATTTTAGCTGCTTCTCTCGTTATAACGTTCTCTGGAAGCCAGTAACCAACGACATCTCTATCTTTGATAAAGGGCTCGTAGAAGTCGAAGGAGATTCTCGCAAGGATTTCCTGTTCAAAGGTGCTGAGATGGGGCACTATTGGGTGAAAGGGTGTTGTCACAACTGGCTCTACCTTGTTCATGAGCAGATCGACTATTTCCCCATATATCTTTGGTTTGTATCTTAGAATCATGTAGAGAGTGAACGGCTCAAAATCAACGCTCACAGACCCGGATTTTAGAGAGCCTAAAGCGTCGCTCGTGTATTCATAGGCTTTGATAACGGTTCTTGTCCAGTTTCTGGACTTTACCTCTACGTCCCTTATCTTCAGAGACACGGGGCTCAATCGTTCGGAGTATTTTATCGGATCCCACCCCGAGCCATCGTGTATGTATATAACATCCCCGGGCTGGTAAGCATGAAAGTGATATCCAAACTTCTGGTACATTATGTCACCCTAAAAGTTTAAAGTCAAGGAGAGTATTAAGAGTTGCGGTGGTTTGATGGAAAAGCTGAAACCGTATCTAGA from Thermococcus bergensis includes these protein-coding regions:
- a CDS encoding phosphoribosyltransferase — its product is MDKVYLTWWQVDRAIFSLADSLREYKPDVIVGISRGGLIPAVRLSHILGDVEFKVIDVKFYKDIGERGEKPVITIPLHGDLEGKKVVIVDDVSDTGKTLQVVIEEVKNRGAKDIKVACLAMKPWTSVVPDFYVFRTDKWIVFPWEEFPVVVRE
- the thpR gene encoding RNA 2',3'-cyclic phosphodiesterase; this translates as MRAFIAIDVNDKVRQKLVGAQEKIEKTKSAKIKYVEPENLHLTLKFLGEITEEQAEDIKKLLEQIAKKHRKHIVRVKGIGVFPSYNYVRVIWAGLENDEEIKRMAKEIDDALFKLGFKREKDFVSHITIGRVKFVKDKVELMLALKELANEDFGEFEVNAIELKKSTLTPKGPIYETIARFELQD
- the cca gene encoding CCA tRNA nucleotidyltransferase, which translates into the protein MELLKEVLEKIKPSEEERAVVNAVTKEIVDIAEEEIEKRKLDVTPRLVGSIAKDTYLSGDHDVDLFLAFPLEVPLEELRKAGLELGKAIGKRLGSYEIAYAEHPYVRALYRGFEVDIVPCYNVKSWREVKTAVDRSLLHTEWVISHLNGKNDEVRLLKKFLKGINAYGSEVYVRGFSGYLTELLIIKYDSFMNLLENVEFLGKSKIIDLEGWLKKEPEIAYKTVEREKERPLVVIDPVDPRRNVASALSWEKFGVFYFKAMEFIESPRIEFFFPSRAKAEDYKSLIREKGTNLVTLLFPKPELVDDVLLPQLERSAKGLEKSLRREGFEVFDSNWGYAEKAFIMLEVDRVERPRVILKPGPELLSERALDFYAKNQKVWIRGKQLYSEKRVKESIVDVIEELLAKNQVALGRNLREPIKNAEILINLVPPELEEEAYLFLSKEKWNIKG
- a CDS encoding polysaccharide deacetylase family protein: MYQKFGYHFHAYQPGDVIYIHDGSGWDPIKYSERLSPVSLKIRDVEVKSRNWTRTVIKAYEYTSDALGSLKSGSVSVDFEPFTLYMILRYKPKIYGEIVDLLMNKVEPVVTTPFHPIVPHLSTFEQEILARISFDFYEPFIKDRDVVGYWLPENVITREAAKIVAESTQKEILFLLDERQFVGLHLPQAKFSCNTYKCDDKTAYVFGRDHQLSDAFAFNTLDVDGLVRAVVEGRVDVFKENAGIPYLVYLASDLEALLSNPQQLDKFLGWVARLEEKGVEAINAVEFIRKKKREEFKKLEGECTENFRINVKDYSSWSDYYDLSIDGRTSDMRWLGMRREDGKVINRLYKGNKVSQLWKYAFTKLFRELNRSIRFGVVDLIRKYLPEAEIDAIKEFLVRYARIFFREHYEYFEMDTTVEYVMGPIKDLDPTLALRLGRIYYIMLLANHSCPRFWENIDTRVTFGNVSAISKALIELMKVYIEENMHERANYILLEYMKLLAFPQLYYDYELFKMPGLEGWETSEQAWFESLKSEVPNCDYNVVTRAALFVGKEDLPEDIKSAIEVLYDLRKAVADTGHIPGEMHGNWENREWCEHRAKL